A genome region from Gopherus flavomarginatus isolate rGopFla2 chromosome 9, rGopFla2.mat.asm, whole genome shotgun sequence includes the following:
- the C1QTNF8 gene encoding complement C1q tumor necrosis factor-related protein 8 gives MSSVLLMLFLSTVNAGTLLEKGSLRREARRLSCVRCCGPSEEPVSVTSSRSTRMSYDPTYSVPKVQPTIDITILKGEKGDVGEKGITGGAGKAGERGLRGYNGRKGQKGQVGPPGNSCKLHYAAFSVGRRKPLHSSDYFQHVTFDTELVNLYKHFSMFTGKFFCYVPGIYFFNLNVHTWNFKETYLHVMQNNKEVAILYAQPSDRSIMQSQSLMLELQEGDEVWVRMFKRERENGIYSEESDIYITFNGHLIKPAIE, from the exons ATGAGTTCTGTGCTTCTGATGCTCTTTTTATCCACTGTGAATGCCGGCACCTTACTAGAAAAGGGCTCGCTGAGACGGGAAGCCCGGCGGCTTTCATGCGTGCGATGTTGTGGGCCTTCAGAAGAGCCAGTCTCCGTCACCTCTTCACGATCCACTAGGATGAGCTATGACCCCACCTATTCAGTGCCAAAAGTCCAGCCCACAATAGATATCACCATCCTGAAAG GTGAAAAAGGTGACGTGGGAGAGAAAGGGATCACTGGAGGGGCTGGAAAGGCTGGAGAACGAGGGCTACGTGGTTATAATGGACGGAAAGGTCAGAAAGGCCAGGTTGGCCCACCAGGCAACTCCTGCAAGCTGCATTACGCTGCCTTTTCAGTCGGCCGGAGAAAACCTCTCCATAGCTCGGATTATTTCCAGCATGTCACTTTTGATACGGAGTTGGTGAACCTCTACAAACACTTCAGCATGTTCACAGGGAAATTCTTCTGCTACGTGCCAGGGATCTACTTCTTCAACCTTaatgtccacacctggaacttcAAAGAGACTTACCTGCACGTAATGCAGAACAACAAGGAAGTTGCCATCCTCTATGCCCAGCCCAGTGATCGGAGCATCATGCAGAGCCAGAGTCTCATGCTCGAGCTGCAGGAAGGGGATGAGGTCTGGGTGAGAATGTTTAAACGAGAGAGGGAAAATGGCATCTATAGTGAGGAGTCTGATATTTACATCACCTTCAATGGCCATTTAATTAAACCAGCCATAGAGTAG